One stretch of Fretibacterium sp. OH1220_COT-178 DNA includes these proteins:
- a CDS encoding pyridine nucleotide-disulfide oxidoreductase/dicluster-binding protein produces the protein MEQNRLREYEARCVEEEPPFCQAACPLNVDGREVCRRIGSGDTDGALAVLLRALPLPRLLTRLCEQPCQAACKRKDLGGPIEMRALERFCVLNGAAPRPPLLPPGGKKIGVVGSGLSALTAAWDLARKGHAVTLHHAGAIGASLLSRVGPEDLAAETDALLRARVRAIPLGRPASEILDGLLQGCDAACVALDDPALGSGLEERLGPIDPTTLATALPHVFAAGAPSSFVDRAAQGRTAAQSILRDLQGASLTADRERRRTRLHVNLQGVSSVPTKLAAQDPAPEEVREEARRCLDCRCLDCVKVCTYLKSYGSYPKRYAREIYNNLSVVQGTRSANRMINSCSQCGLCAAVCPNGFDMGALCAEARDEMNRQGKMPPSAHEFALLDMEHADGPHAALFLPGSDRDGPPAGRVFFPGCQLAASDPERTAKLYEFLRERSEEGLGLWLGCCGAPALWAGRMEAFGQKRRAMEDRWREAGEPELVLACSACLQTFRRHVPGMRVVSVWEVLEELRARGVALPQAAGADRSFVLYPPCTLRGEPRVRELLCRTAEAARAEVRPYPEEGECCGYGGLQACANPDLADATAARIVERAGEETLLVGCAMCRDRFASVGARVAHVLDLIFPEGRGADSPPPRLSERRENRERLRGELLRTVWGEESEGEEGAAMELRFAPGIRERLDKRRILDEDLRRVVRNAEATGRRMVSPEGRSLACLRPRNVTTWVEYTLEDEAARIHNAWTHRMVVQGSDFGEDGP, from the coding sequence ATGGAACAGAACCGACTGAGGGAGTACGAGGCCCGGTGTGTGGAGGAGGAGCCGCCGTTCTGTCAGGCGGCCTGTCCTCTGAATGTGGACGGCCGTGAGGTCTGCCGCCGGATCGGGTCCGGGGATACGGACGGAGCTTTGGCGGTGCTGTTGCGCGCGTTGCCCCTGCCGAGGCTCCTCACCCGACTCTGCGAGCAGCCCTGTCAGGCGGCATGCAAGCGTAAGGACCTGGGCGGGCCGATCGAGATGCGTGCGCTCGAGCGCTTTTGCGTCCTGAACGGCGCCGCGCCGCGCCCTCCCCTGCTCCCGCCCGGCGGCAAAAAAATTGGGGTTGTCGGGTCCGGCCTGAGCGCCCTGACCGCCGCTTGGGACCTGGCTCGGAAGGGCCATGCCGTGACCCTGCATCATGCGGGCGCAATCGGGGCCTCCCTGCTCTCCCGCGTCGGTCCGGAGGACCTGGCGGCCGAGACGGACGCGTTGCTCCGGGCCCGCGTCCGGGCGATCCCGCTCGGACGCCCGGCGTCGGAGATCCTGGACGGACTCCTTCAGGGGTGCGATGCGGCCTGCGTCGCCCTGGACGATCCCGCGCTCGGCTCCGGGCTCGAGGAACGCCTGGGCCCCATCGATCCGACGACTCTGGCGACGGCTCTGCCTCACGTTTTCGCCGCCGGTGCTCCGTCGTCCTTTGTCGACAGGGCGGCTCAGGGCCGTACCGCCGCACAGTCGATCCTGCGCGACCTTCAGGGGGCCTCGCTCACCGCCGACCGGGAACGGAGGAGGACCCGGCTCCACGTAAACCTCCAGGGGGTCTCCAGCGTCCCGACGAAGCTGGCCGCGCAGGACCCCGCTCCGGAGGAGGTACGGGAGGAGGCGAGACGCTGTCTGGACTGCCGCTGTCTGGACTGCGTCAAGGTATGCACGTATCTGAAGTCTTACGGGAGCTATCCCAAACGGTACGCGCGGGAGATCTACAACAACCTCTCCGTGGTGCAGGGCACGAGGTCGGCCAACCGGATGATCAACTCCTGTTCCCAGTGCGGGCTCTGCGCCGCCGTCTGTCCCAACGGGTTCGACATGGGGGCGCTCTGCGCCGAGGCGCGGGACGAGATGAACCGGCAGGGAAAGATGCCTCCCTCCGCGCACGAGTTCGCACTTCTGGACATGGAGCACGCCGACGGCCCTCACGCCGCCCTGTTTTTGCCGGGGTCCGATCGCGACGGTCCCCCTGCCGGGCGTGTTTTCTTCCCCGGCTGTCAGCTGGCGGCGTCCGACCCCGAGCGGACGGCGAAGCTCTATGAGTTCCTTAGGGAACGTTCGGAGGAGGGCTTGGGGCTCTGGCTGGGGTGCTGCGGAGCGCCCGCGCTCTGGGCGGGGCGGATGGAGGCGTTCGGCCAAAAGCGGCGCGCGATGGAGGACCGTTGGCGGGAGGCCGGCGAACCCGAGCTGGTGCTGGCGTGCTCCGCGTGCCTTCAGACGTTCCGGCGCCATGTTCCCGGAATGCGGGTGGTCTCGGTCTGGGAGGTTCTGGAGGAGCTTCGGGCCAGGGGCGTTGCATTGCCGCAGGCTGCTGGCGCGGATCGTTCGTTCGTCCTGTACCCGCCCTGCACCTTGCGCGGCGAGCCGCGGGTACGGGAGCTCCTGTGCAGGACCGCGGAGGCCGCGAGAGCGGAGGTCCGGCCCTATCCCGAGGAGGGGGAGTGCTGCGGGTACGGCGGGCTTCAGGCCTGCGCCAACCCGGATCTTGCGGATGCGACGGCCGCTCGGATCGTCGAACGCGCCGGAGAGGAGACGCTTTTGGTCGGGTGTGCGATGTGCCGGGACCGGTTCGCGTCCGTCGGCGCACGGGTCGCGCACGTTCTGGACCTGATCTTCCCCGAGGGGCGCGGCGCGGATTCGCCGCCGCCGCGCCTTTCGGAACGGCGGGAGAACCGGGAGCGTCTGCGCGGGGAGCTCCTGAGGACGGTATGGGGTGAGGAGAGCGAGGGAGAGGAGGGGGCTGCCATGGAGCTGCGGTTCGCTCCGGGGATCCGGGAGAGGCTGGACAAGCGGCGTATTTTGGACGAGGACCTCCGGCGCGTCGTCCGGAACGCCGAGGCGACGGGGCGCAGGATGGTGAGTCCCGAAGGTCGTTCCCTGGCCTGCCTGAGGCCGCGCAACGTGACGACCTGGGTCGAGTATACGCTGGAGGACGAGGCCGCCCGGATCCACAATGCCTGGACGCATCGCATGGTCGTCCAGGGCTCCGACTTCGGGGAGGACGGGCCATGA
- a CDS encoding molybdopterin-dependent aldehyde oxidoreductase, whose translation MQQRRFYVNGIERNLILDGETPLSTVIREQLHLTGTKVGCGLGHCGACNVILDGKLVRSCVLKMSRVPDGARILTIEGIGTPERLHPLQTAWIYHGAAQCGFCSPGFIVSAYALLQKNASPSREEVRDWFQINRNACRCTGYIPLVDAVMDAARVLRGEMKQEDLVRKAPEKGSIWGTRYPRPTALAKVTGTLDYGADLGIRMPPETLQLALVQARVSHANIRGIDTSEAEAMPGVFKVVTHKDVKGRNRITGLITFPTNKGDGWDRPILCDQKVFQYGDAIAIVCADTACHAKAAAEKVKVDLEVLPAYMSAPEAMADDAIEIHPGTPNVYFTQHIRKGEETGPLFAQSDVVSVEDDFYLQRQPHMPIEPDVGFAYVTNEGVLKIHSKSIGVHLHAAMIAPGLGVEPEKLALVANPMGGTFGYKFSPTMEALVGAAALATGRPVFLKYDYRQQQQYTGKRSPFFTHMKLGAKKDGTLVAMETDYIVDHGPYSEFGDLLTLRGAQFMGAGYHIPNIRGVGRTVCTNHAWGSAFRAYGSPQSLLASEVLMDELAEKLGMDPLELRLKNAYRPGSTNPSGQEPDSYSLPKMLEALRPKYREALERARKESTPERKKGVGISVGVYGSGLDGPDGSEAFVEMNPDGTITVCTAWEDHGQGADVGAIGTAHEALKEMEVHPDRLRFTWPDTSTCPNSGPAGGSRSQVMTGNAIRVACENLLAAIRKPGGGFLTYDELKAAGRPTRYDGKWSAVNATNCDENGQGKPFVVYMYGAFMAEVTVEVATGKTTVDKMTLMCDCGRINNRLVVDGQNWGGLAQGIGLALSEDFEDIEKHATMLGAGFPYIKDIPDAMELNYFEEPRAEGPFGAAGVGELPLTAPHPAIINAIANACGARVTHLPARPEKVLAAMKR comes from the coding sequence ATGCAGCAAAGACGGTTTTACGTGAACGGCATCGAGCGCAACCTCATCCTGGACGGCGAGACCCCGCTGTCCACCGTGATTCGCGAACAGCTTCATCTCACCGGCACCAAGGTCGGCTGCGGCCTGGGGCACTGCGGGGCCTGCAACGTCATCCTGGACGGAAAACTGGTGCGCTCCTGTGTGCTCAAGATGAGCCGAGTGCCCGATGGGGCCCGCATTCTGACCATCGAGGGGATAGGGACTCCCGAACGCCTGCATCCGCTCCAGACCGCGTGGATTTACCACGGCGCCGCCCAGTGCGGCTTCTGCTCACCCGGCTTCATCGTCTCCGCCTATGCGCTGCTCCAGAAGAACGCCAGCCCTTCGCGCGAGGAGGTGCGCGATTGGTTCCAGATCAACCGGAACGCCTGCCGCTGTACGGGCTACATCCCTCTGGTCGACGCGGTGATGGACGCCGCGAGGGTTTTGAGGGGGGAGATGAAGCAGGAGGATCTGGTTCGGAAGGCCCCCGAGAAAGGCAGCATCTGGGGTACCCGCTATCCTCGTCCCACTGCGCTTGCGAAGGTGACGGGCACGCTCGATTACGGCGCCGACCTGGGGATCAGGATGCCCCCGGAGACGCTTCAGCTGGCGCTCGTTCAGGCCAGGGTCTCCCACGCGAACATCAGGGGGATCGACACGTCGGAGGCGGAGGCCATGCCGGGGGTCTTCAAGGTGGTCACCCACAAGGACGTCAAGGGCAGGAACCGCATCACCGGCCTGATCACCTTCCCGACGAACAAGGGCGACGGCTGGGATCGCCCGATCCTCTGCGATCAGAAGGTCTTTCAGTACGGGGACGCCATCGCCATCGTCTGCGCGGACACCGCCTGTCACGCCAAGGCGGCGGCCGAGAAGGTGAAGGTCGACCTGGAAGTGCTTCCGGCCTACATGAGCGCGCCCGAGGCCATGGCCGACGACGCCATCGAGATCCATCCCGGAACGCCCAACGTTTACTTCACGCAGCACATCAGAAAGGGGGAGGAGACCGGGCCCCTGTTCGCGCAGTCCGACGTGGTGAGCGTCGAGGATGATTTCTACCTCCAGCGCCAGCCGCACATGCCCATAGAGCCGGACGTGGGCTTCGCCTACGTGACGAACGAGGGCGTGCTGAAAATCCATTCCAAGTCCATCGGCGTCCACCTCCACGCCGCGATGATCGCCCCGGGCCTGGGCGTGGAGCCCGAGAAGCTCGCGCTGGTCGCCAACCCCATGGGCGGCACGTTCGGCTACAAGTTCAGTCCGACGATGGAGGCCTTGGTCGGCGCGGCCGCCCTCGCCACCGGCCGGCCCGTCTTTCTGAAGTACGACTATCGGCAGCAGCAGCAGTACACCGGCAAACGCTCGCCGTTCTTCACCCACATGAAGCTGGGGGCGAAGAAGGACGGGACGCTCGTCGCGATGGAGACCGACTACATCGTGGACCACGGGCCCTACTCCGAGTTCGGGGACCTGCTGACCCTGCGGGGGGCCCAGTTCATGGGGGCGGGGTACCACATCCCCAACATTCGGGGGGTCGGCCGCACGGTCTGTACCAACCACGCCTGGGGTTCGGCGTTCCGGGCCTACGGATCGCCCCAATCCCTCCTGGCGTCCGAGGTCTTGATGGACGAGCTGGCGGAGAAGCTCGGGATGGATCCGCTCGAGCTGCGTCTGAAGAACGCCTACCGCCCCGGCTCCACCAACCCGTCCGGCCAGGAGCCGGATTCCTACAGCCTCCCCAAGATGCTGGAGGCCCTGAGGCCCAAGTATCGGGAGGCCCTGGAGCGCGCCCGAAAGGAATCCACCCCGGAGAGAAAGAAGGGGGTCGGTATCTCCGTCGGCGTCTACGGATCCGGTTTGGACGGCCCGGACGGCTCCGAGGCCTTCGTCGAGATGAACCCCGATGGGACCATCACCGTGTGTACCGCGTGGGAGGATCACGGTCAGGGCGCGGACGTCGGAGCCATCGGCACGGCCCACGAGGCGCTGAAGGAGATGGAGGTCCACCCGGACCGTCTGCGCTTTACATGGCCCGACACGTCGACGTGTCCGAACTCCGGCCCCGCGGGCGGCTCCCGGTCGCAGGTCATGACCGGCAACGCCATTCGCGTGGCCTGCGAGAACCTTCTGGCCGCAATCCGGAAGCCCGGCGGCGGGTTCCTGACCTACGACGAGCTGAAGGCGGCGGGCAGGCCGACGCGCTACGACGGGAAATGGTCCGCCGTGAACGCGACGAACTGCGACGAGAACGGGCAGGGCAAACCCTTCGTGGTCTACATGTACGGCGCGTTCATGGCCGAGGTGACCGTCGAGGTCGCGACGGGCAAGACGACCGTGGACAAGATGACCCTGATGTGCGACTGCGGCAGGATCAACAACAGGCTTGTCGTGGACGGCCAGAACTGGGGGGGGCTGGCTCAGGGCATCGGCCTGGCCCTCAGCGAGGACTTCGAGGATATCGAGAAGCATGCGACGATGCTCGGCGCGGGGTTCCCCTACATCAAGGATATCCCGGACGCGATGGAGCTCAACTACTTCGAGGAGCCGCGGGCGGAGGGGCCGTTCGGGGCCGCGGGGGTCGGGGAACTGCCCCTGACCGCGCCGCACCCGGCCATCATCAACGCCATCGCCAACGCCTGTGGGGCCCGTGTCACCCATCTGCCTGCCAGGCCGGAGAAGGTCCTGGCGGCGATGAAGCGGTGA
- a CDS encoding TetR/AcrR family transcriptional regulator, whose protein sequence is MHQRNSEDTKRNILSAAEIEFAEKGLSGARVDEIAARAKVNKALLYQYFGNKEELYKSVLEMVYGRLTELEEHIIRRSEGCMEEIRAFVRAYFHFLRENPSYVRMVMWENLNYGKFFREKGLSGVKDIMRSGLHHILERGKERGEVAPEIRSEDILQTLIACSFNYFSNRYTLEQVFDRDAVSEENMERRIASVSDMLIRYLGHGCPR, encoded by the coding sequence ATGCATCAACGCAATTCCGAGGACACGAAACGAAACATTCTGTCGGCCGCGGAAATCGAGTTCGCGGAGAAGGGGCTGAGCGGCGCCCGTGTGGACGAGATCGCAGCTCGGGCAAAGGTCAACAAGGCCCTGTTGTACCAATACTTCGGCAACAAGGAGGAGCTCTATAAGTCCGTACTCGAGATGGTCTATGGCCGTCTGACCGAACTCGAGGAACACATCATCCGCCGGAGCGAGGGCTGCATGGAGGAAATCCGTGCCTTCGTTAGGGCCTATTTCCATTTTCTGAGGGAGAACCCCTCCTACGTGAGGATGGTGATGTGGGAGAACCTGAACTACGGCAAGTTCTTCAGGGAAAAGGGATTGAGCGGAGTGAAGGACATCATGAGAAGCGGACTCCACCACATCCTGGAGCGGGGCAAGGAGAGGGGCGAGGTGGCCCCCGAAATCCGCTCCGAGGATATCCTGCAGACCCTGATCGCATGCAGCTTCAACTATTTCTCCAACCGGTACACCCTGGAACAGGTTTTCGACCGGGATGCCGTCTCGGAGGAGAACATGGAACGACGCATCGCATCCGTCTCCGACATGCTGATACGCTACCTCGGACACGGCTGCCCCCGCTGA
- a CDS encoding NAD-dependent epimerase/dehydratase family protein gives MWTEEKLEELLATPTPALVDDMRRIDGDILVLGAGGKMGPSLCRLAQQAAQKAGVSKKIIAVSRFGDPAASTPLQEAGVHTLSCDLQNREELDGLPEVPNVIYMAGRKFGTDGNEWQTWGMNATLPAFVGEKYRNSRITVFSSGNIYAMVPPHTGGAVETDRVRPTGEYAMSCLARERAFEYASHRYGTKVFILRLNFAIDLRYGVLADIAARILRDEPIPLDTACFNCVWQGYANEVAIRGLLHADSPSRVMNVTGPETLSVEKTALKLGELLDKKPSFSGRPQDDAYLSDASQALERFGYPSVPAETLVKWQAEWIRSGGRNLNKPTHFEERGGVY, from the coding sequence ATGTGGACCGAGGAAAAACTGGAGGAACTGCTGGCGACACCAACCCCTGCCCTGGTCGATGACATGCGCCGGATCGACGGCGATATCCTGGTGCTGGGGGCCGGAGGCAAGATGGGCCCCAGCCTTTGCCGGTTGGCCCAACAAGCCGCCCAAAAGGCGGGCGTGTCGAAGAAAATCATCGCCGTCTCGCGGTTCGGAGACCCCGCGGCAAGCACTCCGCTGCAGGAGGCGGGAGTGCACACGCTGTCCTGCGACCTTCAAAACCGGGAGGAACTCGACGGACTGCCCGAGGTTCCGAACGTGATCTATATGGCCGGACGCAAATTCGGGACGGACGGCAACGAATGGCAGACCTGGGGCATGAACGCCACCCTGCCCGCCTTTGTGGGCGAAAAGTACCGCAACTCCCGTATCACGGTCTTCTCCTCCGGCAATATCTACGCCATGGTCCCGCCCCATACGGGCGGAGCCGTCGAGACGGACCGCGTGCGTCCCACGGGCGAGTACGCCATGAGCTGCCTGGCCCGCGAACGGGCGTTCGAATACGCCTCCCATCGCTACGGGACCAAGGTCTTCATCCTGCGTCTCAACTTCGCGATCGACCTGCGCTACGGCGTACTGGCCGACATCGCCGCACGCATCCTTCGGGACGAGCCGATCCCCCTCGACACCGCCTGCTTTAACTGCGTATGGCAGGGATACGCCAACGAGGTCGCGATAAGGGGACTCCTCCATGCCGACTCCCCGTCCCGGGTCATGAACGTCACGGGACCGGAGACCCTGTCCGTGGAGAAAACGGCCCTCAAGCTGGGCGAGCTGCTGGACAAAAAGCCCTCCTTCTCGGGACGGCCCCAGGATGACGCGTACCTGAGCGATGCGTCCCAGGCCCTCGAGCGGTTCGGCTACCCCTCCGTCCCCGCGGAGACGCTAGTCAAATGGCAGGCCGAATGGATCCGTTCCGGCGGAAGAAACCTGAACAAGCCAACGCACTTCGAGGAGCGGGGGGGCGTCTATTGA